From Molothrus aeneus isolate 106 chromosome 18, BPBGC_Maene_1.0, whole genome shotgun sequence, a single genomic window includes:
- the OGFOD2 gene encoding 2-oxoglutarate and iron-dependent oxygenase domain-containing protein 2 isoform X1, producing the protein MTETPSVKPGRFRRFPFSPRLGICRCTLPRAEAEPFERRTESRSPAGNMSAGRPFRGCACFFTDNIFVGRFGLHVRYRDEPQLRRDHGRALRERGCRSEEQFREVLREIEAEVQRRKQLPQQSVERRAIISKCYKPKHPEVYTLQDSFLAPEFLEIERFCTSPGADLQGLLSHLESFSDKRIYRLPVFTEHFCQALLDELENFEQSDMPKGRPNTMNNYGVLLNELGMDEPFLTPLRERLRPITALLYPELGGACLDSHKAFVVKYSPHEDLDLSSHYDNAEVTLNVSLGKEFTEGNLYFGEFSQDPSPVPQYIEVEHVWGRGLLHRGGQIHGALPIASGERWNLIVWMRSSAVRNRLCPMCRRKPELVEAEGFGDGFTEPPQGEEQPQTVNVCALG; encoded by the exons ATGACAGAAACACCGAGCGTAAAACCGGGGAGATTCCGCCGCTTTCCGTTTTCGCCCCGGTTGGGAATTTGCCGATGCACCCTCCCGCGGGCGGAAGCGGAGCCCTTTGAGCGTAGGACCGAGTCGCGTTCTCCGGCAGGAAACATGTCCGCGGGCCGGCCGTTCCGCGGGTGCGCCTGCTTCTTCACCGACAACATCTTCGTGGGGCGGTTCGGGCTCCACGTGCGGTACCGGGACGAGCCCCAGCTCCGCCGGGACCACGGCCGG GCGCTGCGGGAGCGCGGCTGCCGGAGCGAGGAGCAGTTCcgggaggtgctgagggag ATTGAGGCAGAAGTGCAGAGGAGGAAACAGTTACCCCAGCAGTCAGTGGAACGCAGAGCCATCATCTCCAAGTGCTACAAACCAAAACACCCAGAGGTGTACACTCTGCAG GACTCCTTCCTGGCCCCAGAGTTTCTGGAAATTGAGAGGTTCTGCACATCTCCAGGTGCTGATCTCCAGGGCCTCCTGAGCCACCTTGAGTCCTTCTCag ACAAGAGGATCTATCGGCTCCCAGTGTTCACAGAGCACTTCTGCCAGGCCTTGCTGGATGAGCTGGAGAACTTTGAGCAGTCAGACATGCCTAAGGGCAGGCCCAACACCATGAACAACTACGGG GTTCTGCTGAACGAGCTGGGCATGGACGAGCCTTTCCTGACGCcgctgcgggagcggctccgGCCCATCACGGCGCTGCTGTACCCGGAGCTGGGCGGGGCCTGCCTGGACAGCCACAAAGCCTTCGTGGTCAAGTACTCCCCGCACGAGGACCTGGACCTCAGCTCCCACTACGACAACGCCGAAGTCACCTTGAACGTTTCCCTGGGAAAAGAATTCACAGAAGGAAATTTGTACTTTGGGGAGTTCAGCCAG GATCCCAGCCCGGTGCCCCAGTACATCGAGGTGGAGCACGTGTggggccgggggctgctgcACCGAGGGGGGCAGATCCACGGGGCGCTGCCCATCGCCTCGGGGGAGCGCTGGAACCTCATCGTGTGGATGAGATCATCGGCCGTGCGCAACCGGCTCTGCCCCATGTGCCGCAGGAAACCCGAGCTGGTGGAGGCCGAGGGCTTCGGGGACGGCTTCACGGAGCCCCCGCAgggggaggagcagccccagactGTCAATGTCTGTGCCCTGGGCTAG
- the OGFOD2 gene encoding 2-oxoglutarate and iron-dependent oxygenase domain-containing protein 2 isoform X2 — MTETPSVKPGRFRRFPFSPRLGICRCTLPRAEAEPFERRTESRSPAGNMSAGRPFRGCACFFTDNIFVGRFGLHVRYRDEPQLRRDHGRALRERGCRSEEQFREVLREIEAEVQRRKQLPQQSVERRAIISKCYKPKHPEVYTLQVLLNELGMDEPFLTPLRERLRPITALLYPELGGACLDSHKAFVVKYSPHEDLDLSSHYDNAEVTLNVSLGKEFTEGNLYFGEFSQDPSPVPQYIEVEHVWGRGLLHRGGQIHGALPIASGERWNLIVWMRSSAVRNRLCPMCRRKPELVEAEGFGDGFTEPPQGEEQPQTVNVCALG, encoded by the exons ATGACAGAAACACCGAGCGTAAAACCGGGGAGATTCCGCCGCTTTCCGTTTTCGCCCCGGTTGGGAATTTGCCGATGCACCCTCCCGCGGGCGGAAGCGGAGCCCTTTGAGCGTAGGACCGAGTCGCGTTCTCCGGCAGGAAACATGTCCGCGGGCCGGCCGTTCCGCGGGTGCGCCTGCTTCTTCACCGACAACATCTTCGTGGGGCGGTTCGGGCTCCACGTGCGGTACCGGGACGAGCCCCAGCTCCGCCGGGACCACGGCCGG GCGCTGCGGGAGCGCGGCTGCCGGAGCGAGGAGCAGTTCcgggaggtgctgagggag ATTGAGGCAGAAGTGCAGAGGAGGAAACAGTTACCCCAGCAGTCAGTGGAACGCAGAGCCATCATCTCCAAGTGCTACAAACCAAAACACCCAGAGGTGTACACTCTGCAG GTTCTGCTGAACGAGCTGGGCATGGACGAGCCTTTCCTGACGCcgctgcgggagcggctccgGCCCATCACGGCGCTGCTGTACCCGGAGCTGGGCGGGGCCTGCCTGGACAGCCACAAAGCCTTCGTGGTCAAGTACTCCCCGCACGAGGACCTGGACCTCAGCTCCCACTACGACAACGCCGAAGTCACCTTGAACGTTTCCCTGGGAAAAGAATTCACAGAAGGAAATTTGTACTTTGGGGAGTTCAGCCAG GATCCCAGCCCGGTGCCCCAGTACATCGAGGTGGAGCACGTGTggggccgggggctgctgcACCGAGGGGGGCAGATCCACGGGGCGCTGCCCATCGCCTCGGGGGAGCGCTGGAACCTCATCGTGTGGATGAGATCATCGGCCGTGCGCAACCGGCTCTGCCCCATGTGCCGCAGGAAACCCGAGCTGGTGGAGGCCGAGGGCTTCGGGGACGGCTTCACGGAGCCCCCGCAgggggaggagcagccccagactGTCAATGTCTGTGCCCTGGGCTAG
- the OGFOD2 gene encoding 2-oxoglutarate and iron-dependent oxygenase domain-containing protein 2 isoform X3 → MPKGRPNTMNNYGVLLNELGMDEPFLTPLRERLRPITALLYPELGGACLDSHKAFVVKYSPHEDLDLSSHYDNAEVTLNVSLGKEFTEGNLYFGEFSQDPSPVPQYIEVEHVWGRGLLHRGGQIHGALPIASGERWNLIVWMRSSAVRNRLCPMCRRKPELVEAEGFGDGFTEPPQGEEQPQTVNVCALG, encoded by the exons ATGCCTAAGGGCAGGCCCAACACCATGAACAACTACGGG GTTCTGCTGAACGAGCTGGGCATGGACGAGCCTTTCCTGACGCcgctgcgggagcggctccgGCCCATCACGGCGCTGCTGTACCCGGAGCTGGGCGGGGCCTGCCTGGACAGCCACAAAGCCTTCGTGGTCAAGTACTCCCCGCACGAGGACCTGGACCTCAGCTCCCACTACGACAACGCCGAAGTCACCTTGAACGTTTCCCTGGGAAAAGAATTCACAGAAGGAAATTTGTACTTTGGGGAGTTCAGCCAG GATCCCAGCCCGGTGCCCCAGTACATCGAGGTGGAGCACGTGTggggccgggggctgctgcACCGAGGGGGGCAGATCCACGGGGCGCTGCCCATCGCCTCGGGGGAGCGCTGGAACCTCATCGTGTGGATGAGATCATCGGCCGTGCGCAACCGGCTCTGCCCCATGTGCCGCAGGAAACCCGAGCTGGTGGAGGCCGAGGGCTTCGGGGACGGCTTCACGGAGCCCCCGCAgggggaggagcagccccagactGTCAATGTCTGTGCCCTGGGCTAG
- the ARL6IP4 gene encoding ADP-ribosylation factor-like protein 6-interacting protein 4 — translation MAHSRSRKRSRSRSESDSRSRQERKEKKRRKSSKDSQQGSSSPLRKRISGSHGHTSSLAAAREEKKKEGKDKKKRKASTSSSGTSSSTSSSSSSSSSSSSSDDSSDSDSKVKKSQDSKKKRVKQKDKKKRKKKKKKIKKKSKKKAKERAKEEKAKGEEAPGPSLEQWQKESVVDSGPVLTDEQKSRIQAMKPMTKEEWDARQSVIRRVLDPETGRTRLIKGDGEVLEEIVSKERHKEINKQATRGDGLAFQVRTGMLQ, via the exons atggCCCACAGCCGCTCGCGGAAGCGCTCGCGGAGCAGGAGCGAAAGCGACTCCcggagcaggcaggagaggaaggagaagaaaaggaggaagagcagcaaggactcacagcagggcagcagctctccacTGAGGAAGAGGATCTCTGGCTCTCATGGACACACCTCcagcttggcagcagccagggaag aaaagaagaaggaaggaaaggacaaaaagaagaggaaggccAGTACCTCTTCCTCTGGGACGTCTTCATCCACCAgctcttcctcatcttcctcttcctccagctcctcttctGATGACTCCAGTGACAGCGACTCCAAAGTGAAGAAGAGTcaagacagcaaaaaaaagcGAGTgaaacagaaagacaaaaagaagaggaagaagaagaagaaaaaaataaagaagaaatcaaagaagaagGCAAAGGAGAGGGCTAAGGAGGAGAAAGCCAAGGGAGAAGAGGCGCCTGGCCCCTCGCTGGAGCAGTGGCAGAAGGAGTCAGTGGTGGACTCTGGGCCAG TTCTGACAGATGAGCAGAAGTCCCGGATCCAGGCCATGAAGCCGATGACCAAGGAGGAGTGGGACGCGCGGCAGAGCGTCATCAGGAGAGTGCTGGATCCCGAGACCGGGAGAACCAG GCTCATTAAGGGGGACGGGGAAGTCCTGGAAGAAATCGTCAGCAAGGAGAGACACAAGGAGATTAACAAG CAAGCCACCCGTGGGGATGGGCTGGCCTTCCAGGTGAGGACGGGGATGCTGCAGTGA